The Polyangium aurulentum genomic interval GTGCCCCCGCGACGATGAGCACGAGGAGGTAGACCGCGAGGACCGCCCCCGTGACGATGCGCATGCCGCTCACGTCAGTGCCGACCGCGGAGCGGATCGCGAACCTTGGTCGTCCCCCCGCGCGTGCCGCTCGACCCCGAAGCCGGAGCGCTCGCAGACGGCGACGGAGCAGCCGCCGAAGCCGACGCCGAAGGCCGCGGCGCCACACCCGACGTGGCCGCGCTCTTGGACGGCCTCACCACCGGCGTCGTCGCCGACACGGGCGGCCGAACCGCAGGCGCCGACGACGAAGGCTCCCCCGCCCGCGGCTCGGCAGGCGAGGAGCGCAGCACGAGCAACCCGAACGCAAGCCCCACGATCAGCGCCGCCGCCACCGCACCCACGAAGATCGCACCGCTCCGAAGCGCCGCGCGCCGAGGCGACAGCCCATCGTCCGCCGTCCGCACCATCGTCCCCGCCGAGCCCGTCATCTTGTCCTGCGGAAACGGCACCACCGTCGCAGCGAGCACAGGCGCAGGCGCAGGCGCAGGCGCAGGCGGCGCGACGGCCGGCGCCGGAGCTCCCTGCTGCACGGGAGGATCGAGCGTGGACGCGACGGTGACCGCGATCTCCTCCTCGTCCTCCTGCGAAGGCAGGACCGGATCGGTTGCCCGGTACGCGAGCGCCCTCGCCCGCCGCAGGCCCAAGACCGCATCGACGAGCGCGTCGCCCTCCTCGACCGAGAGCGCCTCCGCGAGCGCCGTGACCGCCTCGCCCGCCGACCGGAAGCGCTGCCCGGGCTCGCGATGGCAGCACCGCAAGAACCACGCATCGTAGGTCCTGCCGTAGTCGAAGCCGTACTTGCTCGGCGGCTGGATCGGGTCGTACGCGATCTTGGCGATGAGCTCGGCAATGGTGCTCGACTCGAAGTGATCGCGCCCCGTGAGGAGCTTGTGCGCGACGAGCCCGAGCGCCCAGACATCCGTGGTGGGCCCGATCTGCGAGACGCGCCCCGTCGCCTGCTCGGGCGACATGAACAGCGGCGTGCCGAAGATGCGCCCCGTCTGCGTCTTCGAAGCGATCTGCGCGATCGCCGCCGCATCCCCCGTGACCTTGGCGATGCCGAAGTCGACGAGCTTGATGAGCGGCACGCCGTCCTCCCGCTCGGTCAAGAACAGGTTCTCCGGCTTCAGGTCGCGATGGATGATGCCGAGCCCATGCGCCTTGTCGAGCGCACGCGCCGCCTGCCGCATGTAGAACACGACCTCGCGCGGATGCAGCCTGAGGCAAGCCTCGAGCTCCGCGCCGAGATCCTTGCCCCGCAGGTACTCCATCACGAAGAACGGCGCCCCGCCGAGCTCGGGCGCGACGTCCGCGTCCGTGATCCGAACGACGTGATCGCTGTCGATGCGCGCCGGCGCGCGCGCCTCGACGCGGAAGCGCGCAATCTTCTCCGGGCTCGCAGCCGCCGGATCGTGCAAGATCTTGAGCGCGAACTGCTCGTCGGTGTGGAGGTGCTGCACGAGGTGCACCGAGCCCACCGCGCCGCGCCCGATCTCGCGCACCACGCGATAGCGGCCCGCGATCACCAAACCGGGGGCGATCTTCTGGGTCTCGGCCATGCGTTCCTCGCGCAACCCGCGCGCTTCCCCGAATCCTAGCCAATCCCCGCCCCAATGGGTCACATTTAGACTCCTTGGGACCCAGTGGGTCATTTCCGAGGGGGCCCGTGGCCCCCTACGCTCCCGATGGTCGCTACCCCGGGCCACCTGCTAGCGTGCGGCCATGGCCACCGAGGGGTTGTCGGAACGGGAGTTCGAGCGCGTCGCCGACGAGGAGCTGCGCAAGCTGGAACGGGCGCTCGGCGACGTCGATCAGATCGAGATGGACCTGAGCATGGGCGTCCTCACGATCGAATTTTCCGACGGGATCAAGTACGTCATCAACAGCCACCGCGCCGCCCGCCAGATCTGGATGGCCGCCGAGCGCAACGCCTGGCACTTCGACTACCACGACGACGACGGCAAGTGGACGAGCGCCAAGGACCGCGCCGAGCTGTGGTCGACCGTCGAGGGCGTCCTGTCCCGCAAGCTCGGCAGCGCCATCGCCCTGACCCGCTGACCCCCGCACGCCGAGGGGCTTGCACCCCCGCGCCCAAGGCGCTTCGATCGCCCATCATGCGCGCGCGCCTCGCTCCGTGGTTCTCCGCCGCCCTGAGCCTCGCGCTCGCCACGACGCTGACGCAAGCCGCACAGGCCTACTGCCGCGCCTCGACCTGCAAGAACGGCCAGGTCTGCACGCCGCCCGAAGAGGGCGAGTGCGGCGTGCCCCTCGTCTGGAAGCGCCCCTGCGTGGGCATCGCCGTGCAGATCGACGCCTCGGTCCAGGTGCCCTTCGACGTCGCACGCGACACCATGTTGCAGTCGTTCCTCGCGTGGGAGTCGCCCATCTGCAACGGCGAGCTGCCCGGCATCCACGTCGAGTACATGGGCGACGTCCCGTGCGCGAAGATCGAGTACAACCAGCTCGGCGGCAACGCGAACGTGCTCATCTTCCGCGACGCGGTCTGGCCCCACCCCGGCGGCTCGAGCGATCACAAGATCGCGCTCACCACCGTCACCTTCGACAAGAATACGGGCGAGATCTTCGACGCCGACATCGAGGTCAACTCGACCGACAAGTTCCACTTCACCTTCGGCGACACCGACGTGGAGTACGACCTGCAGTCGGTGCTCACACACGAAGCCGGCCACTTCCTCGGCCTCGGCCACGCGCAGGAAGCCTTCCCCGACGCCACCATGAAGGCGACGTACTACCCCGGCATGACCGAGCAGCGCACGCTGGCCGACGACGACAAGAACGGCCTCTGCGCCATCTACCCCCCGCAGCCCATCGACCGCGAAAGCTGCAACCCCATCCCGCGCCACGGCTTCTCGCCCGCATGTCTCGATGCGCAAACCGAGGGCGACTGCAGCATCGCTCGAGGCCCGAGCCGCACGAGCACGGGCGCGGCCGCGATGATCGCCCTCGCGATGGCAGCCCTCGTCAGAGGCCGAAGCGCACGCCGAGCGAGGTCATGAGACCCGACAGCGACGTCGCCACGTCGAGATCGATCGCCACGCGCGGCGAGGGATGGAACGAGATGCCGATCTCGGGCAGCGCGACCCACGGGTAGACGAGCGGTCGCGCGCCGCGATCGAACCAGCTCTTGTCCGCGTAGCCGTCGTAGTGATCGGCGTCCTTGTCGAGCTGGTTGCAGTAGCGATAGCTGCCCGCCGGATCGTTCGGGCCTCTGCACTTGGCGTACGTGTACGGATCGCCCGGCGTGAGCGTCGCCGGAAACGCCTGCGTCCGGTAGAGCCCGCCGAGGAACGTGAAGCCCACGCCGACCCCGCCGCCTATCCGCAGCCGCCACCGCCGCGAGCGATCGAGCATCACGTTGTAACGGACCTCGAACGTCGCCTCGAGCGCGTGCAGATCGCTCTCGACGATCTCGTACTCGGTGTCCGGCGTGCCGCTCGGCTTGAAAGGCGTGGGCCCGAGGAAGTACGCGCCGTAGCCGAGCGAGAAGGCGTAGTCGAAGGCTCCCGACGTGCGCGTCAGCGTCGCCGCCCCGCCAGGCACGGCCACCGTGCGGCCACCATCGCCGAAGATGTTCATCACGAACCGAGGCACGACGTAGCCCCGGTAGCCCGCGCCGAGCCACAGCCGCGGCTCGGACTTCGGCGAGATCGAGGAGGGCTTGTCGCTCTCCTGTCCGCGCGGCGCGAGCTTGACGTCGATCACGCGCCGCTCGCCCTCCGCGAGGAACAGCTCCTCGGCGCGCTCCTTGCGCCCCTTCGCGCGCATCACGACCTTGATGGTCACGTCCGGCGAGACCTTGCGTGGCTCGTCCGTGCGCTCGAGCGGATCGCCGTTGAGCGTGATCTCGACGCCCTCGTACTCCGAGGGGACGAGGAAGGTGATCGTCGGGATGCGCGCGTCGACCTCGCGCGCCTTGCGCACCGCCGCCTTGATCGCCGCGCGATCGGCCGCGCTGTGCGCGCGCGTCGGCTTCTCGTCGGCGACCATGTGATAGAGGACGCCGGCCTGGAGCAGCTCGCCCGTGTTCACGTAACAGTCGGCGAGCACGAGCGCGGTCGAGGGCCGATGCCGGGCCGCCTCCGCCTCCTCGAGCAGCGGCAGCGCCTCCACGCACTGGCCGGCCTTCGCGAGCGCCAGGCCCTGACGCGCCTCCTCGTCGCCCGCCTCCGCGCGCGCAGGGGACGCACGCAGACAAAGGAACAGACCGAGCGCCGCGCAAACGAACGCCCCTGACCGCGAGGCGGAGCGGAGGGCGGGGCGTGCGCGAAGTCGAGCGCTCGAATGCCTCTTCGACATGGGCGTGGATCGGCAGAGCGCGGCGCCTCGCGGCCCCGGGCAACGGGAGCATCCTACGCGCGCCAGGAGGAGATGAGGAAAAAGTCGTGCACACCGGGCGTCACCGAACGCAACGCATCCGCGCACACGCGCTGCGGCATGGACGTCGCTAGCGAGAGCCGCGGAGGTGGTCCATGCGACGAAGCTGGATGGGGACGGTCGCAGCGCTCGCGGCGGGCGCCGCGCTGTTCGGGGCATGCCGCACGGAGGAGGTCAGCGATTGGGCGCAGGGCAAGAGCAAGTACCCGCGCGGCGTGGAGGAGCAGACCTCGACGCAACCGCACCCGCGCGCGCCGCTCACGCCGGACGTCGGAGACCGGCGGGCCGTCGAGCGGATGCTCGCCATGGTGCAGATCGAGAGCCAGGCCGAGATCGAGGCCGCGCGCCTCGCCGAGGAGCGCGGGGCGACCCCCGCCGTCAAGGCCTTCGCCGCCGCCATGCGTCGCGATCACGAGGAGATGCTCGGGAACCTCAAGGATGTCGCGAAGAGCCGCGGCATCGATCTCGACGCGGTCATCGGCGACGACCCCATGCTCTCGGCCCAGCGCGCGGCGAGCCTCGAGCGCGGCGAACGGCTGAGGACGCTCTCCGGCCCCGCCTTCGACGGCGCGTACATGTCCTCCCAGCCGATGATGCACCTCCTGCTCGCCAAGATGGCCGATCAGGGCCGGCAAGCCGCGCAGAACCGGGACATCGCGGGCTTCTTCACGCGCCTGTCCAGCTCGCTGCGCGCGCACCGCGACATGGCCCTGTCCGCGATGCCCGTCGCCTGCGGCGGGACCGGCGAAGCCCACGAGGGCGCAGGGCACGAGATGCCGCCCCCCTGACCGCCTCGCGTGAGCCCCGAAGGCCGCGTCCGGTCACCCGGGTAACATGCCCCCCGGGGGGCCGAAGCGCCGAGCGAGCTCGAGAGGACCCCTTGGGGGCCCCGCCCGGCGCACGTTCCCGGCCCGTTTTCCGGCCTCCGGAGGTGAGGCTGCCCTCCCGGTCGACACAAAACGAGCACACCTAAGTTTTCCGGCTTCGACGTCGCCGAACGACCCCTGTAATCTAGCGCCGATGGACCCAGGCGCAGGGAAAAACGGTTCCGGCGACAACCCCGGGGCGAGCGCCCCCGGAGGGCGGGGTATCCTTTCCAACCCCACACGCCGCACCCTCCGGGCCGGCGAGATCCCGTCCACCATGATCGAGTGCGTGCACGCCGAGCAATGCGGCGGCTGCCCTCTCATCGGGATGGACTACGCCCAGCAGCTCACCGCCAAGCGCGCGCGCGTCGTGAGCGCGATCGTCCACTATCCGGCGCTCGAGCTGCTCTACACGCGTCAGGTGGTGCCCGGCGATCAGATCGTGGGCTACCGAGGACGCGCGAAGCTCATCGTGTCGCCGAGCGGCGGCATCGGGCTCTACAGCCGATCGGGCAACCACGACGTGGTCGACATCCCGAGCTGTCGCGTGCTCGCGCCTCCGCTCGCCGAGGTGGCCTCCACCTTGCGCGCCCTGATCGCCTCGCCTCCCCCCGAGGCGCGCGCGCTGCTCTTGCCCTACGATCCTCAGGGCGGCGGCGTGCTGCGCGCGATCGATCTGCGCGAGGTGCACATGCCGCCGGAGTCGAGCTTCACAGGCTCCGCCTCCGCGCTGCCCGGCACCACGCCCACCGCGCAAGGCAACCGCGTCGGCGTGCTCCTCACCTTCGTGCTCCAGCGCGACCGCGTCGTGTCCCGCGACGAGCTGAAGGAAGCAGGCCGCGCGCTGCGGGCCATGCTCCCGCGCGTCATCGGCCTCGCGGCCAACCTGCACGAGGCGGACGCGCCGCAGATCCTCGGGCCCGAGACGCTCGTGCTCGACGGCATCCCGCAGGCCGAGGACCGCATCGGGCCGAGCTACCACGTCGCCTCCTTCGGCTCCTTCGTGCAGGTGCACAGGGGACAGGCCGCGCGCGTGCACGCGCTCATCACGCGTGAGATCGCCTCGCTCGACATGCAGCTCTTGATCGACGAGACGGGCACCAACCGGCGCCAGCCGCGCGTGCTCGATCTCTACGGTGGCTCGGGCGCCATCTCGATCGCGCTCGCGCACGCGAAGAACATCGTGACCATGATCGAGTCCTTCGCCCCCGCGGTGCAGAACGCGCGCGCCGCGGCCGAAGCGCAAGGCCTCGGCAGGCTCGACGCCCGCGTCGGTGACACGGCCGAGGTCGTGGCGTCGATGCTGTCGAGCAACGAGAAGTTCGACGCGGTCGTGATGAACCCGCCCCGGCGCGGCGTCTCGCCCGCCGCGCGCGAAGCCATCGCCCGCCTCGGCGCGCCCTTGTGCATCTACGTCTCGTGCGATCCCGACACGCTCGCGCGCGACCTCGATCACTTCAGCCGCCTCGGCTACGCCTCGAGCGAGCTCATCCCGATCGACATGATCCCGCTGACCGAGGAGGTCGAGACGGTGGCGGTGCTCAAGCGCGCCCCGCCCGTCGCTCCGCGCGTCATCTACGAGGACGACGACGTCATCGTGGTCGAGAAGGGCCCGCACGAGCCGACCGAGAATCAGCCCGAGTACCTCGGCTCGCTCATGCAGCGCTGCCTCAGGCTGCCGGGCGTGTCGAGCCTCAAGGTCGTGAACAAGCTCGACACGGGCACGAGCGGCCTGTGCATCTTCGCGCGCAACGAGGTGGCGCGGCAGCTATGGAGCACCGCGCTCGCCACGAGCGGCAGGCTCATCTATCTCGTCGCCGCCAAGGGCGTCACGCCGACCAAGGGCGCGATCGCGCGCGACCTGCGCGAAGGCGGACGCAGCTACATGGCCCGCACCCGCTACCGCAGGCTCGCGGTCGCGTCGGGTCACTCGATCCTGCGCGTCATCCCCGACGGCCATCGCCCGCACCAGATCCGCCGCCACCTCGCCGCCATCGGCCACCCGGTCCTCGGCGACGAGCGCTACGGACACGTGCCGACGAACCGCTACTTCGAGGAGAAGCACGGCCTCGATCGCTGCTTCGTGCACCTGATCCGCATCGAGATCGTCCACCCGCGCACGGGCGCGAAGCTGCTCATCGAGTCGACGCTGCCGGGGGATCTCCGCGCGTCGCTCGAGCGCGCGACGGGCGCCTCGGTGATCAAGTTCCTCGAGCAGAAGCACGCGCTCGGCGAGAACCGCGCCTCCTCGATGCTGCCCGACGCGCCGCCGTCGAGCCCCGCGCCGAGCGGCCGGTCGTCACAGCCGCAGCACACGCCGATGCCGCCCGACGCGCTGCAGCCGCCGTCGTACAACCCGGACTCGATCAGCGATCCGATGTCGTACGCGTCGCCGGACTCGTTCGCGCAGCCGCCGTCGTACGCCTCGCCCGCCTCCTTCGCGGCCCCGCCCTCGTACCAGCCGCCCGGGGCGCCGACGACCCCGCCCACGATCACGGTGCCGAGCGATCCCAACCCGATCACCTCGGTCCCCGACTTCGACGAGTCCCCCCGCACGCATCGCCAGGCCATCGTCTCCGACGACGACTAGCCCCGGGTCGAGCCCCCCGTAAAACCCGCATTCGAGGAGTCGGGTTAGCGCCGCGCCCATGCGGCGCGAAGGGGGGCTCGCACCCGCGAGCCCCTCGGAAAACGACCGCTGGCCGTGATAGTGTGCCGCGGTGTCGTCTCATTTCACCGAAGAGCGTCCTCGCATCCTGGTCGTCGACGACGAGAAGGTCATCCGTGACATGCTCGCCGACTTCCTCGGGATGGAGGGGTACATCGTGCGCACCGCCGAGGACGGCACGAGCGCGCTCGGCGAGCTGTCGAAGGGGCACTACGACCTCATCATCAGCGACCTGAAGATGCCCAAGATGGGCGGCATCGCGCTGCTCGACGAGATCAGCAAGACCGCGCCCGACACGCTCACCGTGATCATGACGGGGTTCGGCACCGTCGAGACCGCGATCGACGCGATGAAGCGCGGCGCCTACGACTACGTCCTCAAGCCCTTCAAGCTCGACGAGGTCGTCCATGTCATCCAGCGCGGCCTCGACAAGCAGCGCATGGCGGCCGAGAACCTGCGACTGCGCGAGGCGCTCAGCCTCTACAAGGTGAGCGAGGCGATCCAGGCCAGCCTGTCGCTCGATCAGGTGCTCGAGACGATCGCCGATAGCTGCCTGAACGAGGTGCGCTGCGATCTGGTCTCGACCTGGCTCGACGACGGCGAGGGCAACCTCTTCGAGCGACAGCACATCCGCTCCGAGAATCTGCCCGAGGACGCGAGGCTCGGCGCGATCGACGCGGGCAAGATCGTCGAGCACCTGCGCTCGGACGCGACGCTCATCGAGCAGGGCGCGCGAGGGCTGCGGTTCTTCGCGGCGACGCCCGAGGTCTCGCTCTCCTCGCTCGTCGCGGTGCCCTTGCGCATCGGCCAGCGCTTCATGGGCTTCATCGCGCTCGCCTCGTACACCAAGGGCCGCCGCTTCGAGGAGGGCCAGCGCAAGATGCTGAGCATCATCGCCTCGCGCGCGGCGGCGGCGATCGAGAACGCGCGGCTCTACCAGGATCTACAGGCGACCTTCCAGCAGACGATCCAGGGCCTCGCCAAGGCGATCGACAAGATGGATCGCTACACCGCGGGCCACTCCGATCGCGTCGCGCTCTACGCCGTCTTCCTCGCGCGGCGGCTCGGCCTGCCCGCGCACGAGATCGAGATCGTGCGGCAGAGCGCGCTGATGCACGACATCGGCAAGATCGGCTGCGTCCTGAACCTGAACAAGCCCGGCAAGCTCACGCAGGACGAGTACGAGGTGTTCAAGAAGCACCCGGTGTACGGGCGCGACATCCTCGATCCGATCAAGTTCCTCCACCCGCTCATCCCGGGCGTGCACCTGCACCACGAGCGCTGGGACGGGCGCGGCTATCCGCTCAAGATGAAGGGCAACGAGATCCCGATCATCGCGCGCATCATCGCGGTCGCCGACACCTACGACGCGATGACGAGCGACAGATCCTACCGCCGCGCCTTGCCGCACGAGGTCGCCGTCGCCGAGATCGAGCGCTGCTCGAGCACGCAGTTCGATCCCGACGTGGCCGCGTTCTTCACCGAGAACATCGAGACCTACCGCGACGAGCAGCGCGACGCCGGCATCGAGGTGCCCGAGTGAGTCGCGCTCCGGCCCCGAGGCGCGTGCGCGCGCTGTGGCTCGGGCGCCGTCGCTACGAGCCCATTCACGCCTTGCAGAAGCGCCTCCTCGAGCTGCGCGCGCAAGGCCGCACGGGGGATCTCGTCCTGCTCGTCGAGCACGATCCGGTGATCACGCTGGGCCGCGCCGCGGACGAGTCGAACGTCTTGCTCGGCGAGGAGGCGCTGCGCACGCGCGGGGCCGATCTCGCGCGCACGGGCCGCGGCGGCGACGTCACCTATCACGGGCCAGGGCAGCTCGTGTGTTATCCGATCATCGATCTGAAGCCCGATCGCTGCGACGTGCGGCGCTACGTCCGGCAGCTCGCGGAGGTGATGATCCTGCTCGCGCGCGAGCTCGGCGTGGAGGCGGGCACGGTCGACGGGCTCATCGGCGTGTGGGTCGACAGCGCGGCGCCCACCGAGTGGGCCGGGGCTCCGTGGGCGCGTGATCTGCGCAAGCTCGGCGCGATCGGCGTGCGCCTGTCACGGTGGATCACGATGCACGGCTTCGCGTTCAACCTCGCGCCCGATCTCGCCGCGTTCCAGAGCTGGATCGTCCCGTGCGGGATCCGCGATCACGGCGTCACCTCGATCGCCGACCTCACCGGCCGCGAGCACGCCGTGCGCGACGTGGCGCTCGCCTCGGCGCCCGTGCTCGCGCGCGGGCTCGACCTCGAGATCGAGCGCATCGAGGACGTCGCGGAGCATCCGGATCTGTTCGCGCTGCTCACGGGAGAGAGCACGACGGCGCAAGATCACACCCTGGACGGCGACGGCGGCAAAAAGGGCACGAATTCGCCTGCGGAACCGGACGCCGCCTGATTCCCCGGGCCTGCGGGTCGTGCGATCCTGGGTGCCCGTGGCACGCGCATCGACCCCTCCACCCGCCCCGGTCTCGCTGGACAGACCCTCCGAGCCAGTGCTGCTCGAGCGCTGTCCGCGCTGCGGGGGGAACGGCGCGCCGCCGCGGCGTCGCCAGAACCCGTTCCTCATCGGGCTCGACACGACCATCGTGTGCGAGGACTGCGGGATGAACTTCCCGGGCGCGCTGCCTCCGCCGCCCTCCTCGGGCCGGCCGCCCTGGTAAACAGCCGGGCTCACTCTACCGTGACACGAGGTCACGGACCTGTGCTACCTTGCGCGCATGTCGCTGGTTGCTGCATCGCTCCTCGGGCTCGGGCTCGGGGTCAAGCATGCGTTCGAGCCGGATCACGTCGCGGCGGTCTGCACCTTCGTCGCGCGCGGCGGCACGGTGGGACGTGCGGCGCTCTCGGGCGCGCTCTGGGGGCTCGGGCACGGGGCCGTGATCGTGGTCGGCGGCGGGGCGCTCATCGCGACTGGCGCGTCGGTTCCTGCGCCGCTCGCCGCCGTGCTCGAGGGAGCGGTCGCGGTGATGCTGGTGGGGCTCGGGATCGCGGCGATTGTCGCGTGGCGAAGGCAGCGCGGGGCCGTGCAGCCTCCGCCGCCTCCGCCGGGCAAGCGGCCGCTTGCGGTCGGGCTCGTGCACGGGGCGGCGGGCACGGCGGCGCTCACGATCTTCGTGGCCAGCACCATCCCGGCGCGGCATGCGGCGCTCGCGTTCGTGGGCGTGTTCGGCCTGGCGTCGGTGCTCGCGATGGCCTTCGTCGCCGCGCTCATGGCCTGGCCCCTGCGCTCGGCCACCCAGCGCTCGCCCAAGCTCGCCCCGCGCGTGCAACTGGTGGCGGGCATCGCCTCGATCGCCGCCGGGCTCGTGCTCGCGGCCGAGGTTCTCGGGGGAGCGCCCCCTTCCTGAGAGGCTCCCCACCACGCATGAGCGTGGGCAGATCCGGCCTCGTCGGCTAGAAATCGCGCGGCATGGTCGAACGGCGAGAGCGCGCGGAAGAACCGCCGCGGCGAGGTGCGCGGAGCATCGTTCGGCGCGCGCTGTGGGCGCTGTCCTTCGGGCTCGTCGCGGGGCTCGTCGCGGGCGTGCCCGAGGCGATGCTCGCGACAGCCACGCGCGGGGCGCAGCGTTGCCTCGCCGGCTACGAGGCCCCGCGTGGCCCCGAACGCCCGGCGTGCGGCGGCGAGGTCGAGTGGATGCTCCTGCCCGCGCGCGTGCCCTGGACCGCGCACCGCGCCCGCTATCGCGCCGAGGAGCTGTCCGCGCGCATCGCGGCCCTCGACTACGTCGACGCAGCCGTCGGGACGCCGAGCCAGACGTCGCTCGCGGCGGCGGTCGAGGCGATCGAGCGATCGAAGGACGTCGTGACGAAGGGCTCGCAGCGGCTCGCGATGGAGGATCTCGGGCGATCGATCGGCGCGCCGGACGTGGGGCGGGACGCGGCGCTCCTCGGCGATCGGCAGACGCTCCTCGCGCGGGGCGAGGCGTGGATCGACTGGCGCACGCGGCTCGCGGCGCTGCGCGCGGCGCTCGTCACCGGCGACATGAAGCGCGCCGAGGCGCTCGCGCAGAGGTACGCGGATTTCGATCCGCGCGACGAGGACGTGCGCACGGCGGTCTCGGCGGTGCTGTGCATGGGCGAGGCTTCGGCGCGCGGGTTCGAGATGCTCGATCTGGTGCAGAACGATCGCGCTGCGCGGCGCTACGAGGGCATGGCGCGCGACTTCGGCGAGGTCCGCGCGCTCATCGTCGCGTGCGCGGCGCGCGCGGGCAGGCCGCCGCATCCGCTCCCCGATACGCTCAAGGCAGGTGGGCTCGACGCGTCCGAGGCGCGCGCGGTCCTGCGCGTCGAGCTCGCGAGCGCGCACGGCGGAGCGTCGGCCGAGGCTGCGATCAGGGCGGCGATCGCGCTGCTCGAGGAGCCCCGGACGCGCGGGGCGCGGATGGCGTTGCTCGCCTCGGTGCTCGCGGCGGGCGCCGATCTCGATGCTGCGGATGCGGCCCGCCTCGCGCGCCCGCGGGAAGGCGAGGCCGAGACGCCGCCGTCACGCTCGCTCGCGCGCACGGCGCTCGACTGGCTCGCGGAGGATCGTCCTCCCCTCGGCGACGCCGATCCGCGTCCCCTCGTCGCGGGCGCGACGTACGCGGCGGCCGCGCGGGCCGTGCAAGGGCTCGAGGCGCGCAAGGATCTCGACAAGGCGGTGGCCGCGGAGCTGCGCTCGGCGCGGGGGAGCTTGTGGCTCGAGGCTGCGGCGGCGCTCGGGCGCGAGGGCGACGGCGAGGGCGCGACGCGCGCGGCGGACGAGGCGGCCGGCGCGCTCGCGGTGGGTCCGATCGCGCGGGGCCTGTTGCGCTCGAACGCGTACTTGCTGGCCGGTGACCGCGAGCGTGCGCTCGCCGAGCTCGCGACCGACACGACGCCTGCGCGCGCGGGCGATCAGGGCACGGTGGCGCACGTGCGCGCAGCGACGCTCGTGCAGCGCGCGGA includes:
- the lipB gene encoding lipoyl(octanoyl) transferase LipB, coding for MSRAPAPRRVRALWLGRRRYEPIHALQKRLLELRAQGRTGDLVLLVEHDPVITLGRAADESNVLLGEEALRTRGADLARTGRGGDVTYHGPGQLVCYPIIDLKPDRCDVRRYVRQLAEVMILLARELGVEAGTVDGLIGVWVDSAAPTEWAGAPWARDLRKLGAIGVRLSRWITMHGFAFNLAPDLAAFQSWIVPCGIRDHGVTSIADLTGREHAVRDVALASAPVLARGLDLEIERIEDVAEHPDLFALLTGESTTAQDHTLDGDGGKKGTNSPAEPDAA
- a CDS encoding HD domain-containing phosphohydrolase gives rise to the protein MSSHFTEERPRILVVDDEKVIRDMLADFLGMEGYIVRTAEDGTSALGELSKGHYDLIISDLKMPKMGGIALLDEISKTAPDTLTVIMTGFGTVETAIDAMKRGAYDYVLKPFKLDEVVHVIQRGLDKQRMAAENLRLREALSLYKVSEAIQASLSLDQVLETIADSCLNEVRCDLVSTWLDDGEGNLFERQHIRSENLPEDARLGAIDAGKIVEHLRSDATLIEQGARGLRFFAATPEVSLSSLVAVPLRIGQRFMGFIALASYTKGRRFEEGQRKMLSIIASRAAAAIENARLYQDLQATFQQTIQGLAKAIDKMDRYTAGHSDRVALYAVFLARRLGLPAHEIEIVRQSALMHDIGKIGCVLNLNKPGKLTQDEYEVFKKHPVYGRDILDPIKFLHPLIPGVHLHHERWDGRGYPLKMKGNEIPIIARIIAVADTYDAMTSDRSYRRALPHEVAVAEIERCSSTQFDPDVAAFFTENIETYRDEQRDAGIEVPE